A genomic window from Spiroplasma endosymbiont of Labia minor includes:
- the rpmG gene encoding 50S ribosomal protein L33: MPREGVILRCTICKNENYIAKNDKRKEKIEVNKYCKKCNDHTLHKQKK, from the coding sequence ATGCCAAGAGAAGGTGTCATTTTACGTTGTACAATTTGTAAAAATGAAAACTATATTGCAAAAAATGATAAACGTAAAGAAAAAATTGAAGTAAATAAATATTGTAAAAAATGTAATGATCACACATTACATAAACAAAAAAAATAA
- a CDS encoding lipoprotein: MKKMLTLLATITLTTPTTVSVVSCSSNTNFKDFEKWINQEQSFILYVGAKDCPHCQVFDKVFANRDLDQFEKNINTRIDANSNTIISQWYNTQQDYEELAESKTISDDYNSNYSQELKGNLLFHYFQSDNYSTIWSEKWASNLVDWLVDGMIARQKIIDDFRYGDNDSFYDSLDFKSAIESTPLFVIIRNGKLAGVTNGMEDESTTGNNDDQLIDDWFTTISNMFVHDDWNPREDNKKSTS, encoded by the coding sequence ATGAAAAAAATGCTAACTTTACTTGCAACAATAACTTTAACAACACCAACAACTGTTAGTGTTGTCTCTTGTTCATCAAATACTAATTTCAAAGATTTTGAAAAATGAATTAATCAAGAGCAATCATTTATACTTTATGTTGGTGCAAAAGATTGCCCTCATTGTCAAGTATTTGATAAAGTTTTTGCCAATCGTGATTTAGATCAATTTGAAAAAAATATAAATACAAGAATTGATGCAAATTCAAACACAATAATTAGCCAATGATATAATACTCAACAAGATTATGAAGAACTTGCAGAAAGCAAAACAATTAGTGATGATTATAATTCAAATTACAGTCAAGAATTAAAAGGTAATTTATTGTTTCATTATTTTCAATCAGATAATTATTCAACTATTTGAAGTGAAAAATGAGCTAGCAACTTAGTTGATTGACTAGTTGATGGAATGATAGCTAGACAAAAAATAATAGATGATTTTAGATATGGCGATAATGATAGTTTTTATGATTCTTTAGATTTTAAATCAGCTATTGAATCTACACCATTATTTGTTATTATTCGAAATGGAAAACTTGCTGGTGTTACAAACGGAATGGAAGATGAATCAACAACAGGAAATAATGATGATCAATTAATAGACGATTGATTTACAACTATTTCAAATATGTTTGTTCATGATGATTGAAACCCAAGAGAAGATAACAAAAAAAGTACATCTTAA
- a CDS encoding 1-phosphofructokinase family hexose kinase — MTKKIYVLTLSPALDYILKFDDFKKGKTNRPITTDIYAAGKGIHVSMMLNVLNQDNESIIFINGLMESFFLNDLNKSKINYKKFNSAQNIRINLKIIDDSQTEASAKAPAIISTEIDKLKWYLDEVLTKNDVLIISGSSPDNLGNYIYKELGAIANKNTALLVIDSFGVLLLNSLTEKPFLIKPNLEELETTLNVKINNDEDLISAANKLIQLGTQNVLVSKGNKGAILITKDKVFSASIPKTIFKLNNAAGAGDSMLAGFIQKFIETNDFEKSFKTSILCGSATAYSERIADAKMIEMINKFENTINIKIIDK; from the coding sequence ATGACAAAAAAAATCTATGTACTGACTCTTTCACCAGCTTTAGATTATATTTTAAAATTTGACGATTTTAAAAAGGGAAAAACGAACAGACCAATTACAACAGATATATATGCAGCAGGTAAGGGGATTCATGTTTCAATGATGCTAAATGTACTAAATCAAGACAATGAATCGATAATTTTTATAAATGGTTTAATGGAATCATTTTTCTTGAATGATTTAAATAAAAGCAAAATAAATTATAAAAAATTTAATTCGGCTCAAAATATAAGAATTAATTTAAAAATTATTGATGATTCTCAAACAGAAGCTAGTGCGAAAGCTCCAGCAATAATTAGTACAGAAATTGATAAATTAAAATGATATTTAGATGAAGTTTTAACAAAAAATGATGTCTTAATAATTAGTGGAAGTTCACCAGATAATTTAGGAAATTATATTTATAAAGAACTTGGTGCAATTGCAAATAAAAATACTGCTTTATTAGTTATAGATTCATTTGGAGTATTATTATTAAATAGTTTAACTGAAAAGCCTTTTTTGATTAAGCCAAATCTTGAAGAGTTAGAAACTACTTTAAATGTAAAGATTAATAATGATGAAGACTTAATTTCAGCTGCAAATAAACTAATTCAACTTGGTACACAAAATGTCTTAGTTTCAAAAGGAAATAAAGGAGCAATTTTAATTACTAAGGATAAAGTTTTTTCAGCTTCAATTCCAAAAACGATCTTTAAATTGAATAACGCTGCTGGTGCTGGTGATAGCATGCTTGCTGGTTTTATTCAAAAATTTATTGAAACAAATGATTTTGAAAAATCATTTAAAACTTCAATTTTGTGTGGTAGTGCAACTGCTTATTCAGAAAGAATTGCTGATGCAAAAATGATTGAAATGATTAATAAATTTGAAAATACAATTAATATTAAGATAATTGATAAATAG